CACCATGTATGTTTCTCAATATCATCTATGACCCACAAAGCGAAACCACTAGATTTCCCATCCATAAAGCCTGATGCATTAGGATGGATTATACCTAATTTTCCCTTGCAGTTTATCAGAGTTGAAGGAGACTTTATATCCTTGAAAGCTTCATCAACAATAAACTTTAACTTCTCGGACCTTATGTCAAAACAAACTATCATAGAAGTTTTCCAACACCCACTTCCCACAGCTAAATAATATAAGACTCCGTCTATGCATATCTCACTATGTTGAGATTGAGGATAATGAGATAGTACTGAACATTCAATCATTCTCCAATTCATTTTTCCTGTTCCTAATGTGAGAACCTGATGTTGTTCAGTTTTTTGACTATACGGCCTTTCACAAGATGTCATGCACAGTACCTTGTATACTTTTTCTACTGGGTCATACCCTAAATATGTCAAAACCCTACGCCTCCTCGTTTTCACTTTGGGTAAAAGTTTGAACCCTCCTGTGCTAGGGTTACATATCATCATCCTAGCATCTTTCTTTCCGCTTAAATCCCACTCATCTTTAGTACACAACATCCCACAGACAGGGACACAAACTCTAATGGGATAATCTATAGGAACATGACTAAGACTATCCACTACACGAGATGACTTCTGGTCCGAAATCAGCATAGACTCGGGTAAGGAAAAAAATGACCACTTACCCTCTGCATGGAAAGTGAAAAGGAGACATGGACTAAGAGAAGACATCTTAAGAAACAGATCCGTGAAATATGGACGGCAGAGAGTAACACCCCAGTCTTTAGACACACAACGGAACCTCGCTATGGATTTGGCAGGCACTCTCGAAAGTATTTTAAGGATGATATCCATTGGGATCTGACCATAGTTGTCTCCTGTTTCTTTCGTTGAGGTAGTCGAAGATATGATACAGGTCTCTTCCTTGGAAACGCATTGCTTCCGTTTTTTCATGGCGGACATAACATGCAATGGTAGCGCTGCCTAGAGTTCAAGTATGACAGCCACCTTTTGATTTCTGTTCTACCACAATAATAACCATATCTATATATGCAATGTACATATTAGCTAATTATCTGGTCAAAAAGCATTAAATCACACTCGtttggaaaaaaagaaagacaaaagaaTAATGATTCTATGTCTTAActgctttaaattttttttttttgattacttttttttttctatataaatttacaagcatatatatctatatatattgtattcttaaatacaattttatattatttgatatatCTCATGTCAATTttggagtatttttttttgctggcAAACctaaatatatgaatatatatatatatatatatatatacatatatatacatatatatattataaatatatctcCTTAtacttaataatatataagtatattaaaactttacaagaagtatatattatcttttctaaaataaaattttcagttttcagATTTTAACCTTATATAATAATgtattcttttttaaaaaaataagagaatattttcttctatttatgtacaatatatataatttcactaaaatagatttttacgCCTTTATATTTCTTTGTATAATTGATGTGTGTATTTTTGGTCAAAATTCTAAAtagtaaagaaataaattttcaaaaatttaaaaactattcAAAGAACTTGAGATCAGATTTAACAGAGTAAAAAAATGTAGTGGAGTGGAGTCAACTCGGAAGATCTTATTTATCACTTGACTTGACTGGCCTTAAATTGTATTTGCCACCACCTATGGGTGCAAGAACAAAGGTTGCCTTCGTATTTGCTTAATCGTTATCAGCCAACTTTGTCTTGTACTCCAACGACTCTTTATccctttatattttaaaaaagtgaaTAGTACACCTTCAAATATAAAAAGTCATTGTTGAGACTCTCTAAACACTATTTACTTTTCACTTTAGTCcttctatttatataaatttaatgatTATGTACATaacattctttttgttttaattttattatattagcatctaactattataatatttgattttataaagttaatttcacacattaataaaataattagaatTATTAtacacaaaatttaataaaaatataacataaatatattatttcagaaaacaataatattacaTTTAGGGAATTTTTCACAAATTAAAAACCATAATAGAAGCATACATTTCAATTTAATGGTTGTTTGGACATAAAATCTATTGAATGGTGTAGACCAATTATGAggatttttttatcttatttattgtttatttctgagagtatatttatttattatctatTTAAAATGTATAGTGATTATAGttaactaataataatattaaggactaaaatgtaatatgtaaacaaatgtTTTAAAGAGTACCATTGGAGAACCATCTTTCATCCTTTTATTTTATGTGTGTCccttctttaaaataaaaaaactggtTGGAGATGTTCTTACAACCTTAACGGTAAGTGTCTTAAAAAGAGGATATCACTgtgtttatattaattttttaatgcagATTATTTATGTGATTAAAAGTTAATGTTTCTTAAATACTTAAATCAGTTACATTGAAACAGCTGGCAAATAAATGGTTTGATCGGTTCTTAGAGCATTATTAGTGATAAATTTCTCAAGGTGGATCTCTAGacattattttattagtatacCTAAAAT
The window above is part of the Brassica napus cultivar Da-Ae chromosome C8, Da-Ae, whole genome shotgun sequence genome. Proteins encoded here:
- the LOC125591978 gene encoding F-box protein At3g49450-like is translated as MSAMKKRKQCVSKEETCIISSTTSTKETGDNYGQIPMDIILKILSRVPAKSIARFRCVSKDWGVTLCRPYFTDLFLKMSSLSPCLLFTFHAEGKWSFFSLPESMLISDQKSSRVVDSLSHVPIDYPIRVCVPVCGMLCTKDEWDLSGKKDARMMICNPSTGGFKLLPKVKTRRRRVLTYLGYDPVEKVYKVLCMTSCERPYSQKTEQHQVLTLGTGKMNWRMIECSVLSHYPQSQHSEICIDGVLYYLAVGSGCWKTSMIVCFDIRSEKLKFIVDEAFKDIKSPSTLINCKGKLGIIHPNASGFMDGKSSGFALWVIDDIEKHTWCKNIIMFPSLWWSLVAGTRVRIIGTTGNGEILFSPCVVSIPFYIFCYNMETNSIGRIEIKGFGPVMDQKIYTFLNHMENLKLIP